One window from the genome of Malacoplasma penetrans HF-2 encodes:
- the rdgB gene encoding RdgB/HAM1 family non-canonical purine NTP pyrophosphatase — MKIILATQNKRKLDEFIELSKNSNYPINFVIKPLKEDIGEIEENGNSYFENALIKANAVFNYYKEPVLSDDSGLELPEFKEILGIYSSRFAGINATDKENRYKLLDYLKSKNITETSAKYVCVLVYIFNQGEALSFKGEWEGKIIVSDNLNLDTGFGYDPMFVPKEYTITVSEMSISEKNLISHRAKAVNQFLNFLKDKK, encoded by the coding sequence ATGAAAATCATTTTAGCTACACAAAACAAAAGAAAATTAGATGAATTTATAGAACTTTCTAAAAATAGTAATTATCCTATAAACTTTGTGATTAAACCACTAAAAGAAGATATTGGTGAAATTGAAGAAAATGGTAATTCATATTTTGAAAATGCACTAATAAAAGCTAATGCAGTATTCAACTATTATAAGGAACCTGTACTTTCAGATGACTCAGGTTTAGAGTTGCCTGAATTTAAAGAAATATTAGGAATCTATTCGTCCAGATTTGCAGGGATAAACGCAACAGATAAAGAAAATAGATATAAGTTATTAGATTACTTAAAAAGTAAAAACATAACTGAAACTAGTGCTAAATATGTTTGTGTTTTGGTTTACATATTTAACCAAGGAGAAGCTTTATCATTTAAAGGTGAGTGAGAAGGGAAAATTATAGTTTCAGATAATTTGAATTTAGACACAGGTTTTGGATATGATCCAATGTTTGTTCCAAAAGAATATACAATAACTGTTTCAGAAATGAGTATTAGTGAAAAGAATCTTATCTCACATAGAGCTAAAGCAGTAAATCAATTTTTAAATTTTTTAAAAGATAAAAAATAA
- a CDS encoding ATP-binding protein has product MFFGRKKELDRISEKINSNKFENILLTGIKRIGKTSLLKKVSDNFEGYKIFFAATESGYDNNFKNLWNMVSKLFDVKFNLNDPNDILGFIFEKSLEHKILFIIDEYPYLKSNLKKLDSILQILIDHNHEKSKMKLIISGSYIKAMNNIISYSNPLYGRFTDRIVLKDLNYLEVSNFYPNYSLEDKVKMYSIFGGNPFYNSFIDNNISVNENIKRNILNNPFCLDSPIKIYGEEINNIEGANMVFNSIATGKHRYKDLVSGAVSLQNLPYVLEPLLEMGLINKQTPINMRDNKRKTLYYIEDNFIDFYYKYIFNNFNNFINMNTDDFFEEMIRNELETYTIPKKFEKLSREAILHMNLNKLNNINYKDIGKYWYDDPKTKTNMEFDVVCKDKEDSYVFFEVKFSKNPIGDNVVNKKIYQLNQLKINNYKLGFISKSGFDLSHKKDYILFDLKDLYLER; this is encoded by the coding sequence ATGTTTTTTGGAAGAAAGAAAGAATTAGATAGAATCAGTGAAAAAATAAACTCAAATAAATTTGAGAACATATTACTAACTGGAATAAAAAGAATTGGTAAAACTTCACTGCTAAAAAAAGTTAGTGATAATTTTGAAGGTTATAAGATTTTTTTCGCAGCTACAGAAAGTGGATATGATAATAATTTTAAAAATCTTTGAAATATGGTTTCTAAACTATTTGATGTTAAGTTTAATTTAAATGATCCAAATGATATTTTAGGCTTCATTTTTGAAAAATCTTTAGAACATAAAATTTTGTTTATTATAGATGAGTACCCTTATTTAAAATCTAATCTTAAAAAATTAGATAGCATATTACAAATTCTAATTGACCATAATCATGAAAAAAGTAAAATGAAATTAATTATAAGTGGTTCTTATATTAAAGCTATGAACAATATTATATCTTATAGCAACCCTTTGTATGGTAGATTTACAGATAGAATAGTCTTAAAAGATCTTAACTATTTAGAAGTATCAAATTTCTATCCAAATTACAGTTTGGAAGATAAGGTAAAAATGTATAGCATTTTCGGTGGCAATCCTTTTTACAATTCATTTATTGATAACAATATTTCTGTTAATGAAAACATTAAAAGAAATATTTTAAACAATCCTTTTTGCTTAGATAGTCCTATAAAAATTTATGGTGAAGAAATAAACAATATTGAAGGAGCAAATATGGTATTTAATTCTATTGCAACTGGTAAACACAGATATAAAGATTTAGTAAGTGGTGCAGTTTCTTTACAAAATCTCCCTTATGTTTTGGAACCTCTTTTGGAGATGGGGTTAATAAATAAGCAAACACCAATAAATATGAGAGATAACAAAAGAAAAACTCTTTATTACATAGAAGATAATTTTATAGACTTTTATTACAAATATATTTTCAATAATTTTAATAATTTCATCAATATGAATACAGACGATTTTTTTGAAGAAATGATAAGAAATGAATTAGAAACATATACAATCCCTAAAAAGTTTGAAAAACTTTCAAGAGAAGCAATATTACATATGAATTTAAATAAGCTTAATAACATTAATTATAAAGATATAGGTAAGTATTGGTATGATGATCCTAAAACAAAAACTAATATGGAATTCGATGTAGTTTGCAAAGATAAAGAAGATAGTTATGTATTTTTTGAGGTTAAATTTTCTAAAAATCCTATTGGAGATAATGTTGTCAATAAAAAAATCTATCAGTTGAATCAATTAAAAATAAATAATTATAAATTAGGATTTATTAGTAAATCAGGGTTTGATTTAAGTCATAAAAAAGATTATATATTGTTTGATTTAAAAGACTTATATTTAGAAAGATAA
- a CDS encoding RelA/SpoT family protein — protein sequence MTTTNIKKRFLFLTGLLKQNNFSADQIKLVKKAFEFANLKHGSQIRKSGEPYMIHPLETAIYLAEWKMDVSTIITGLLHDVLEDTDCTREDMEKRFGKTILEMVETVTKVSKVSQETRSKETYDKENSEYIIRVIMSVSSNLRSVIVKIADRMHNMETINHLKKEKQIRIASETFNIYANIAGRLGLYHQKTRLLDLSFQVLEPEKYESIKNMIDTSLKNCRESLNNVSQQIKDILTSKGIDFTVVERIKGIYSTYKKIEKGIDIKNIHDLFALRIITNREDIECYRILGLIHINFTFLPQTFKDYISSPKLNLYQSLHTTITFRKVLLEIQIRNSAMDKTANFGVAAHWLYKQNEEDIKEVTSELMFDILNNSDKEISKKIKNIQLTKIYDVLLLNNNKWYVVNEGSTVLDLACRYKPEKIFYLKTVFKEGVPVDLNYNPIKDDVLSFEYNDGHEVLAHHSWEEYVTFEDAKKIFRSLATDNDEPNKLVRELKNALKDKLESAKEIKRRLAFLNFNTLESYLEFYKNFSNKEIVYGFLSKTRKWKKYYLELSKGISKYELLLYNIKDKNIFNCKKAIFTECCTKLPGMDIIGVLNKGVLFIHRFDCERVSDKSKKFILEWDLDKATELTRSYPATLIININSKIFKINPIIHFITSKGFEIDSFDSSLKEDNKVLTFKLQVNKINNLNLLITELTYKFEQISSVKFK from the coding sequence ATGACTACAACTAATATTAAAAAAAGGTTTTTATTTTTAACAGGACTATTAAAGCAAAACAACTTTAGTGCAGACCAAATCAAATTAGTTAAAAAAGCCTTTGAGTTTGCTAATTTAAAACACGGTTCACAAATTAGAAAAAGTGGTGAACCATATATGATTCACCCACTTGAAACAGCAATTTATCTAGCTGAATGAAAAATGGATGTTTCAACTATCATCACAGGTTTACTACATGATGTATTAGAAGATACAGATTGTACTAGAGAAGACATGGAAAAAAGATTTGGTAAAACAATTTTAGAAATGGTTGAAACAGTTACTAAAGTTTCTAAGGTTTCTCAAGAAACTAGATCTAAAGAAACTTATGATAAAGAAAACTCTGAATACATCATTAGAGTGATTATGAGTGTTTCAAGCAACTTGAGATCAGTAATTGTTAAGATTGCAGACAGAATGCATAACATGGAAACAATTAACCATTTAAAGAAAGAAAAACAAATTAGAATTGCTAGTGAAACATTTAATATTTATGCCAACATTGCTGGAAGATTAGGGTTATACCATCAAAAAACTAGATTATTAGATTTATCATTTCAAGTTTTAGAACCTGAAAAATATGAATCAATTAAAAACATGATTGATACATCTTTAAAAAATTGTAGAGAAAGCTTAAATAATGTTAGTCAGCAAATTAAAGATATCTTAACTTCAAAAGGAATAGATTTTACAGTGGTTGAGAGAATTAAAGGAATTTATTCAACATACAAAAAAATTGAGAAAGGGATAGATATTAAAAATATCCACGATCTATTTGCTTTAAGAATTATTACAAACCGTGAAGACATTGAGTGTTATAGAATTCTTGGTTTAATTCACATTAATTTTACTTTTTTACCTCAAACCTTTAAAGACTATATTTCATCACCTAAACTAAATCTTTACCAATCATTACATACAACTATTACTTTTAGAAAAGTATTATTGGAAATCCAAATTAGAAATAGTGCAATGGATAAAACTGCTAACTTTGGTGTTGCAGCTCACTGGTTATATAAACAAAATGAAGAAGATATTAAAGAAGTAACAAGTGAATTAATGTTTGATATTCTAAATAATTCAGATAAAGAAATTTCTAAAAAAATTAAAAATATTCAATTAACAAAAATATATGATGTTCTTCTTTTAAATAACAATAAATGATATGTGGTTAATGAAGGTTCAACAGTTTTAGATTTAGCATGTAGATATAAACCTGAGAAAATATTTTATTTAAAAACTGTTTTCAAAGAAGGTGTGCCAGTTGATTTAAACTACAACCCTATTAAAGATGATGTACTAAGTTTCGAATACAATGATGGTCATGAAGTTTTAGCACACCACTCTTGAGAAGAATATGTAACTTTTGAAGATGCTAAAAAAATATTTAGATCATTAGCAACAGATAATGATGAACCAAATAAATTAGTAAGAGAACTTAAAAATGCTTTAAAGGATAAATTGGAAAGTGCTAAAGAAATTAAAAGAAGATTGGCATTTTTAAATTTCAATACTTTAGAAAGTTATTTAGAGTTTTATAAGAATTTTTCAAATAAAGAGATTGTCTATGGTTTTTTATCAAAAACTAGAAAGTGAAAAAAATACTACTTAGAACTTTCTAAAGGAATAAGTAAGTATGAATTACTTTTATATAATATTAAAGATAAAAATATTTTTAACTGTAAAAAAGCTATATTTACAGAATGTTGCACTAAATTACCTGGAATGGATATTATTGGCGTTTTAAACAAAGGTGTTTTATTTATTCATAGATTTGATTGTGAAAGAGTTTCAGACAAATCTAAGAAATTTATCTTAGAGTGAGATCTTGATAAAGCCACTGAGTTAACTAGAAGTTACCCTGCAACTCTAATTATTAATATAAATTCTAAAATATTTAAAATTAATCCAATAATTCACTTTATTACAAGTAAAGGTTTTGAAATTGATTCTTTTGATAGTTCATTAAAAGAAGATAACAAAGTACTAACTTTCAAACTTCAAGTTAATAAAATTAATAATTTAAATTTATTAATAACTGAATTAACTTATAAGTTTGAACAAATTTCTTCAGTTAAATTTAAATAA